The Candidatus Synechococcus calcipolaris G9 nucleotide sequence TGCCGCCCGCGCCGCTTGACCTGGGGCCACTACGATTGTGGCCGATGGGTTGACCTCAGCTAGGGCCGATGCTGCCCAAGCGGCAAGTTCTTCCAGGGTATTTACATTTGATGGAATATTTGCGGTGGTAAAAGCGGTCATGAAAAAACCTCAGAAATATAATGGGATGGGGTTTGAATTTAGGCTGTAATTTAGGCTAAATTGGACTGACAAGCCCTAGATAAGCCTGTAGGTAGGTTTGACACGGATTGGGCATGGGGATGATGTAGCCCTCGTCCTTTAACCACTTCTGTACTTTAGGCTTGGCTACCGTTACCCAGAAAATGTCTACAATTCAGACAGGTTAGACAGGGGTAATGATGGGTCAAGCCTATTTTATTTATTTCTGGTAGCTTTACGACTTTCTGGCTAGGGGTAGTATTTTGGCAGACACGATTCAACAGGGCGACATTCAACAGGAAGTAGAACGGCGGCGTAATTTTGCCATTATTTCCCACCCCGATGCGGGGAAAACAACCCTAACGGAAAAACTCCTCCTCTACGGTGGGGCTATCCACGAAGCAGGGGCCGTTAAGGCGCGCCGAGCCCAACGCCATGCCACCTCTGACTGGATGGAGATGGAACAGCAACGGGGGATTTCCATTACCTCGACGGTGTTGCAATTTAATTATTTGGGGTATCAGATTAATCTCCTGGATACCCCTGGCCACCAAGATTTTAGTGAAGATACCTATCGCACCCTAGCGGCAGCGGATAATGCGGTGATGCTGGTGGATGCGGCCAAGGGCCTAGAACCCCAAACTCGCAAGCTCTTTGAAGTATGTAAGTTGCGGGGATTGCCCATTTTCACGTTTATTAACAAGTTGGATCGCCCAGGACGCGACCCCCTAGAATTGATTGACGAAATTGAACAGGAACTCGGACTACAAACCTATCCAGTGAATTGGCCCCTGGGTATGGGCGATCGCTTTCGCGGGATTTACGATCGCCTGCGCCAAGAATTTCACCTATTTGAACGGACTGCCCATGGTAAACGGGAAGTGGAGGAAACCATTATTCCCCTGGGGGATGGGCAACTGGATGCCTACCTTGAGACCCATCAGTTTGAGTACCATCAACTCAAGGATGAAATTGAACTCCTTGATGGAGTGGGTGAGTCCCTAGATTTAGAGCAAATCCACCAAGGCAAGATGACCCCAGTCTTTTTCGGGAGTGCCATGACCAATTTTGGCGTGAAGATTTTCTTAGAGCATTTCCTTACCTATGCCCTAAAACCCATTGCCTACCAAAGTAATCGCGGCAAAGTCTCCCCCACAGAAGAAAACTTCAGCGGCTTTGTTTTCAAACTACAAGCAAATATGGATCCCAAACACCGCGATCGCGTTGCCTTTGTCCGGGTTTGTACGGGCAAGTTTGAAAAAGATATGACCGTATCCCATGCCCGCACCGGCAAAACCCTGCGACTCTCCCACCCCCAAAAGCTCTTTGCCCAGGGCCGTGAATCCCTGGAAACCGCCTATGCCGGGGATGTGATTGGCTTAAATAATCCGGGAATGTTTGCCATTGGGGATACCCTCTACGTTGGTTCAAAACTTGAGTACGAAGGGATTCCCTGCTTCTCGCCGGAACTGTTTGCCCACCTACGAAACCCTAACCCCTCCAAGTTTAAGCAATTCCAAAAAGGAGTCTCAGAACTACGGGAGGAAGGAGCAGTACAAATTATGTATTCCGTGGATGAAGCGAAACGGGATCCGATTTTAGCCGCTGTTGGACAACTCCAATTTGAGGTGGTGCAATTTAGGCTTTTAAGTGAATACGGGGTAGAGACTCGTTTAGATACCTTACCCTATACCGTTGCTCGTTGGGTACTGGATGGCTGGCCGGCCCTAGAGGCGGCGGGGCGGATATTTAATGCCATTACGGTCAAAGACAGTTGGGATCGACCGGTGTTGCTCTTTAAGAATGATTGGAATGTGCAGCAGGCGATCGCCGATCATCCCAAACTACGCTTGAGTACCATTGCTCCCCTAACCCAGGCAGTTTCAACTAAATGAAATCAACCACCCCAGTATGTAGGTCATAGTAGGCACCAACAACTTTGATCCGGTTATCTTGGGCCATGGAATTGATGATTGAAGATGACTTTAATTGCTCCATTTGATAGCGAATATTTGCCTTGATTGCCTTCTCTAAAGAATCCTCAGTTTGAAGATGGATATCTTGAATACCAGGACGAATAACATCCAGTAAACTACCGATCGTGCCTGGAACTGGAGCATCTCGCAGGGCTGCATAGACTGCCCCACAACTCCCATGCCCCAAAACCAAAATGACTTTCGTCCTGAGGACAGCCGTACTGAATTCCAGACTGGCGATTTCTATTACCCGCCACCCGACAGACAAAGAGATCTCCTAGGCCTTGATCAAAAATAATTTCTGAGGGAACCCGTGAATCAGCACAACCCAAAATTGCCGCAAAGGGTTCTTGTCCTTGGGCCACTTCAACTAGTCGAGTCGTGGTTTGATTCGGATTTTGGCTTCGATTGTTAACAAATCGTTTGTTACCCTCTACCAATCGATCTAGGGCCTGATCTGGAGTTAAATTGCTGGTCTCTATTCCTGATCCTGACTCTGCCCTGAGGCCCTTAGAAATGGATTGGTGCAGGCCAATGGATAATGCTCCCGCAGTCAAAGCTAGGACATTACGCCGTGAGATAACCATTGATTTGCTCTCTGTTGAGGTAAGTGGAAAATCATGTCTGATCTTACCATTACTTACCTTTTGGGGTGCTTACCCTTTGGAGTAGAAAGGAAGGTTAAAACACGAATTGAAAATAATAATGGCGGGGCATGGATTTGAACCATGGACCTTCGGGTTATGAGCCCGACGAGCTACCAGACTGCTCTACCCCGCGTTACCTCGTAGATTTACTACTATACATCACAATCTGGATGTTCTGCAAATTGTAAAAATATTTTCTTGGCATATTTTTAGAATATCTAAAGAAAAAACCAGAGGAAAACCCCTAAAAGCTTCTCTGGGATAGCATTCTAGGGGCGACTCTTCGGGTTAAAAATGGAGTTTGAAGACGTTATTGCAAGACCTTAGCGGAAACCAACGGCGGCCTGCCACACAAAGGCGAGGGCCAGGAATAATAGGGGAATGACGGGTAAAACATCCACCAGGGGATCAAAGATCGAATAGGCTTCGGGTAGCTTTGCTAAAAGAACTATTGCTTCCATAAAATTTTATTTCCTTCAATCAGCGATCGCAACATAACTGAGAAAAATATTAACATGGCCTTGAATCAAAAGGTTCAATGGGATATTCAACTTACGACTGAGACAGACGTTTTTGAGGGCTACTACCTAACAATTCATGGGCCTGATCCAAAATATCAAGAATGCGATCGCCCTGGGGATTTCCCTGCAAGCAGGTTTTTAACTCAAGTTCTACCTCTTTAACTTGAGCCGCATTTTGCCCCGGAAACCAATGTCCCCCATTCCCCAGGAGGTTGTAGCGCATCCGGGCATAGTCCA carries:
- a CDS encoding peptide chain release factor 3 codes for the protein MARGSILADTIQQGDIQQEVERRRNFAIISHPDAGKTTLTEKLLLYGGAIHEAGAVKARRAQRHATSDWMEMEQQRGISITSTVLQFNYLGYQINLLDTPGHQDFSEDTYRTLAAADNAVMLVDAAKGLEPQTRKLFEVCKLRGLPIFTFINKLDRPGRDPLELIDEIEQELGLQTYPVNWPLGMGDRFRGIYDRLRQEFHLFERTAHGKREVEETIIPLGDGQLDAYLETHQFEYHQLKDEIELLDGVGESLDLEQIHQGKMTPVFFGSAMTNFGVKIFLEHFLTYALKPIAYQSNRGKVSPTEENFSGFVFKLQANMDPKHRDRVAFVRVCTGKFEKDMTVSHARTGKTLRLSHPQKLFAQGRESLETAYAGDVIGLNNPGMFAIGDTLYVGSKLEYEGIPCFSPELFAHLRNPNPSKFKQFQKGVSELREEGAVQIMYSVDEAKRDPILAAVGQLQFEVVQFRLLSEYGVETRLDTLPYTVARWVLDGWPALEAAGRIFNAITVKDSWDRPVLLFKNDWNVQQAIADHPKLRLSTIAPLTQAVSTK
- a CDS encoding photosystem II reaction center protein K; translation: MEAIVLLAKLPEAYSIFDPLVDVLPVIPLLFLALAFVWQAAVGFR